From Paenibacillus polymyxa, the proteins below share one genomic window:
- a CDS encoding LytR/AlgR family response regulator transcription factor, with protein MYRVAICDDEYKQRELVKNMLIALSIKTNIEFKVELFDSGEQLVSHYQNHESPFHILILDVEMNGMNGIQTARKIRSLNHLDEQIVFLTSYPEYMVESFDVVTFQYLIKPIAPHIFEEKIIKLCQYFQALDKKFVIIKSAYEEVLLKYDDIISIEVVKSLTIKNKLHFVTSTQTYDSKGILSDYASALKEHNFLQIHRSIIINLIHVKKFAGGDVLMSNDVKLPIGRSKIKEVKDLYTKFMIMKMH; from the coding sequence ATGTATAGAGTGGCTATTTGCGATGATGAGTACAAGCAAAGAGAGCTTGTTAAAAATATGCTGATCGCTTTATCAATCAAAACAAATATAGAATTTAAAGTTGAATTATTCGACTCAGGAGAACAACTAGTATCTCATTATCAAAACCATGAGTCTCCATTCCATATCTTAATATTGGATGTTGAAATGAATGGCATGAACGGAATTCAAACCGCCCGAAAAATAAGGAGTTTAAATCACCTAGATGAACAGATTGTTTTTTTAACGAGCTACCCTGAATATATGGTGGAAAGTTTTGACGTAGTTACATTTCAATATTTAATAAAACCGATTGCTCCCCATATCTTTGAGGAAAAAATAATAAAGCTGTGTCAATATTTTCAAGCTCTCGATAAAAAATTCGTTATCATCAAGTCAGCTTATGAGGAAGTGCTTTTAAAATATGATGATATCATTAGTATTGAAGTGGTCAAAAGCTTAACCATAAAAAATAAGCTGCATTTTGTAACCTCTACACAAACCTATGATAGCAAAGGGATTCTTTCTGATTATGCATCAGCATTAAAGGAACATAATTTTTTGCAAATTCATCGTTCGATTATTATAAATTTAATTCATGTCAAAAAATTTGCTGGCGGTGATGTTCTGATGTCAAATGATGTAAAGTTGCCTATTGGACGTTCTAAAATAAAAGAAGTTAAAGATTTGTATACCAAATTTATGATTATGAAGATGCATTAA
- a CDS encoding LacI family DNA-binding transcriptional regulator, producing MKPKLNDVAQLAGVSPTTVSRVLNNRGYISQETKDQVHKAMQELNYFPNDVARSLFTKRTNLIGLIIPTTSNPFFGELTFHIENICASLGYKLLLCNSLNQLDKEESYVDMLMRNQVDGIIVGTHNRGIVNYEQKNIAVIAIDRFLSDSIPVVGSDNYMGGKLASELLIEKGCKHILHINGPVELETPASLRRKAYEDVMEQYSREAITYEVHDPFHQQNHDEPIKRLLDEHPEVDGLFASNDMVAASFIAEARRRGKRVPEDIRVVGYDGTETTRNLLPELTTIQQPIQEIARSSIELLIKEIEGGFSDVPRETYLPVKLIEASTA from the coding sequence ATGAAACCAAAACTTAACGATGTTGCACAATTAGCTGGAGTTTCACCGACTACGGTTTCTCGCGTACTTAATAATCGTGGCTATATCAGTCAAGAAACGAAGGATCAAGTTCATAAAGCGATGCAGGAGCTAAATTATTTTCCTAATGATGTAGCTCGGTCATTATTTACTAAACGGACAAATCTGATTGGATTAATCATTCCAACTACGAGCAACCCATTTTTCGGAGAGCTGACTTTCCATATAGAGAATATTTGTGCGTCATTAGGCTATAAGCTGTTGCTATGTAACAGCTTAAATCAGCTGGATAAAGAAGAGTCTTATGTAGATATGCTTATGCGAAATCAAGTTGACGGTATTATCGTCGGTACACACAACCGAGGTATCGTAAATTATGAACAGAAGAATATTGCAGTTATTGCGATCGACCGTTTCCTATCCGATTCAATCCCAGTTGTAGGATCGGATAATTATATGGGTGGAAAACTGGCATCAGAGCTGCTTATTGAAAAGGGGTGCAAGCATATCTTACACATAAATGGCCCTGTTGAATTGGAAACACCAGCAAGTTTAAGAAGAAAAGCATATGAAGATGTGATGGAGCAGTATAGTCGAGAGGCAATTACCTATGAAGTACATGATCCCTTTCACCAACAGAATCACGATGAACCGATTAAACGCTTGCTCGATGAACATCCTGAAGTAGATGGATTGTTCGCGAGTAATGACATGGTGGCAGCGTCTTTTATTGCTGAAGCAAGAAGAAGAGGAAAACGGGTTCCTGAAGATATCCGCGTAGTTGGATATGACGGAACAGAAACAACCCGCAATCTTCTCCCTGAATTGACAACCATTCAGCAACCAATACAGGAGATCGCGAGATCTTCCATAGAGTTACTTATTAAAGAAATTGAAGGTGGCTTCAGTGATGTCCCGCGAGAAACCTATCTACCCGTGAAACTCATTGAAGCTAGTACAGCTTAA
- a CDS encoding serine hydrolase domain-containing protein, whose amino-acid sequence MKKIIAVFVSAMLFVLPMTNTFAQGTPEPIKEKARSLASELVSKYGASGVQYAIMDHGNIVLSDSVGVKNKATNEPITKDTMFGIGSTSKMYVAAATMMLVDAHKVDIDQPLTTYIKDFTMADERYKKITPRMLLNHSSGLYGAHLKNSMLFNDNDTKNHDELLLRLQSETLKSNPGEYSVYTNDGFQLLEILVERVSGLSYTDFLAKHINTPLGLKSTKTPLDQFDRQQLSKTYFPAIEGALPVENANVIGTGGLYSTAEEVVMFSEVLTGNKPDILSKQSAKSMQSHEYRNGVWVPEETNSFNYGLGWDAVQLAPFSDYGITALSKGGDTVLYHSTLITIPEHHISMAVLSSGGSSILDSIFASNVLLELLKDKGIIKGILPGKTFEPPVKVEMPSDLLTYSGLYGTVGTTINVEIKNGELELPAFLDGIVPAQKYVYTGNGEFKSSDGSVAIGFDKQKNGKTYIKANFYVNFPGLGQMVMVTYEYQKLDANPLNTTVKKAWEHRNGKNYYALDEKISSIFYLAPSFITKKISVDHNGYASGTKIVDENKAVNAVEIPVMRGRDAFDLNFTTKDGSEYLTIDGQSYISEDAIKPVLGGKSVYTIPSNGQATWFKIDKNVAHKTMTVDVPTSGGFAVYDENGTVVDFSTASHNNSVVLPKGGLIVLGGNAGDRFIINLN is encoded by the coding sequence ATGAAGAAAATAATAGCTGTGTTCGTTTCTGCTATGCTTTTTGTGCTGCCAATGACGAATACTTTTGCTCAAGGCACTCCTGAACCCATCAAGGAAAAGGCTCGCAGTCTGGCCTCAGAGCTGGTATCCAAATACGGTGCTAGCGGTGTGCAGTATGCCATTATGGACCATGGAAACATCGTATTATCGGATAGCGTGGGTGTAAAGAATAAAGCAACCAACGAGCCGATCACCAAAGATACGATGTTTGGTATAGGCTCTACAAGCAAAATGTATGTAGCTGCTGCAACGATGATGCTGGTGGATGCCCATAAGGTAGATATTGATCAGCCGCTCACAACATACATTAAGGACTTTACAATGGCCGATGAAAGGTACAAAAAAATTACACCGCGTATGCTGTTAAATCATTCGTCAGGCCTTTACGGTGCCCACTTAAAAAATAGTATGTTATTTAATGACAATGATACAAAAAATCATGATGAGCTCTTGCTAAGGTTGCAATCAGAAACTTTAAAATCAAACCCTGGCGAATATTCCGTATATACCAATGATGGATTTCAATTGCTCGAAATATTGGTTGAGCGGGTGAGCGGTCTAAGTTACACCGATTTCCTGGCAAAGCATATAAATACCCCTTTGGGTTTGAAATCTACCAAAACACCTCTCGATCAATTTGATAGACAACAGCTGTCCAAAACTTATTTTCCTGCGATTGAGGGGGCCTTACCGGTTGAAAATGCCAATGTCATCGGGACAGGGGGCTTATACTCCACCGCGGAAGAGGTGGTTATGTTTTCAGAAGTATTAACGGGGAACAAACCCGATATTTTATCTAAGCAATCAGCCAAGTCCATGCAAAGTCATGAATATCGAAATGGAGTATGGGTACCTGAAGAGACAAACAGCTTTAATTATGGACTTGGTTGGGATGCGGTTCAGTTGGCACCGTTTAGTGATTACGGAATAACTGCGTTATCTAAGGGTGGCGATACTGTTTTGTATCACTCTACTTTGATCACCATACCAGAGCATCATATTTCTATGGCTGTGCTTTCATCTGGAGGTTCTTCCATCCTGGATAGTATTTTTGCTTCTAATGTTTTATTGGAGCTTCTAAAAGACAAGGGCATCATTAAAGGCATTCTACCAGGTAAAACCTTTGAACCTCCTGTAAAAGTGGAAATGCCATCTGATTTACTTACTTATTCTGGATTATATGGAACTGTGGGTACAACCATCAATGTAGAAATTAAAAACGGAGAGCTTGAATTACCAGCTTTTCTGGATGGAATAGTCCCGGCGCAAAAATATGTGTATACAGGCAATGGAGAATTCAAAAGCAGTGATGGCAGTGTAGCCATAGGCTTTGACAAACAAAAAAATGGGAAAACGTATATTAAGGCTAACTTCTACGTAAACTTTCCGGGATTAGGTCAAATGGTTATGGTGACTTATGAATATCAAAAGCTGGATGCCAATCCTCTAAATACTACTGTTAAAAAGGCATGGGAACATAGAAACGGGAAAAATTATTACGCCCTGGATGAAAAGATATCTTCTATTTTTTATTTGGCCCCATCATTTATAACAAAAAAAATATCCGTTGATCATAATGGATACGCAAGTGGTACTAAAATTGTGGATGAGAATAAAGCCGTTAATGCTGTTGAGATTCCTGTTATGAGAGGAAGAGATGCATTTGATTTGAATTTTACTACTAAGGATGGTTCAGAGTATTTAACCATAGATGGACAGTCCTACATCAGTGAGGATGCTATTAAACCTGTCCTGGGCGGGAAATCAGTGTACACCATACCATCGAATGGTCAAGCCACATGGTTTAAAATAGATAAAAACGTAGCCCATAAAACGATGACCGTTGATGTTCCAACAAGTGGAGGGTTCGCTGTCTATGATGAAAACGGAACGGTTGTAGATTTTTCAACTGCCAGCCATAACAATTCGGTTGTGCTGCCCAAAGGTGGCTTGATCGTTTTGGGTGGCAATGCAGGGGATAGATTTATAATCAATTTGAATTAA
- a CDS encoding ATP-binding protein, translating to MMAYNYLFLNLCVVLVMCFQVNFYFNSVFDKSSRKPNRTMYFIIFGLLNFLYLTVYLTPTFSSILALFVIFSLAQSYTVEIKTKIIFSILYAVLITIVNLLSLYILYAVDSVKISNYSHLSGQDHLIFSKVMLLSCIIMFAVIQIIRLFAKRRTFPLQHRYYFLFLIVPIISIYQVNVLSVYSEKNMYYFGSIIGFISLNVFIIYIFDNVIEKFQLMHENAQLQHQMDYQDANYEKTVHSFKNIKRIIHDTHQQFLYIDECIKRNELAEASEHIKITLNKIEGAYQRVNTGNLVIDALVTNSLNIGQANGIKVDTQLNLYSQKVNIERYDLCVALGNMLDNAIEASKKVKIADDRYILIKIHSNESALFIHILNHVENEVAHLHSQKSNLDVHGIGLTNISRICDKYGGNMTIETKNKVFDNMVLLPFYKDIP from the coding sequence ATGATGGCATATAACTACCTGTTTCTTAACCTATGTGTCGTACTGGTGATGTGCTTTCAGGTCAATTTTTATTTCAACTCGGTTTTTGATAAGTCCAGTCGAAAGCCGAACAGAACGATGTATTTCATTATTTTCGGGTTGTTGAACTTCTTATATTTAACTGTCTATCTGACCCCTACGTTTTCCTCTATTTTGGCGTTATTTGTCATATTTAGCTTGGCTCAGTCTTATACCGTGGAAATAAAGACAAAGATCATTTTTTCCATTCTTTATGCTGTGTTGATCACCATCGTTAATCTTTTATCCCTGTATATTTTATATGCTGTAGACTCCGTTAAGATTAGCAACTATAGTCATTTGAGCGGACAGGATCACTTGATATTTTCTAAGGTTATGCTACTCAGCTGTATTATCATGTTTGCTGTCATTCAGATTATACGGCTATTCGCCAAACGCAGAACCTTCCCTTTGCAGCATCGTTACTATTTTTTATTTTTAATCGTTCCCATCATAAGTATATACCAGGTTAATGTTTTATCTGTTTATAGTGAAAAGAATATGTATTATTTTGGCTCTATTATTGGCTTTATTTCTTTAAATGTTTTTATTATATACATCTTCGATAATGTTATTGAAAAATTCCAGTTAATGCATGAAAATGCTCAACTACAACATCAGATGGACTACCAAGATGCTAACTACGAAAAAACGGTTCACAGCTTCAAAAATATAAAAAGAATCATTCATGATACACATCAACAGTTTTTGTATATTGACGAATGTATCAAGAGAAATGAATTAGCTGAGGCGAGTGAACATATTAAGATCACATTAAATAAAATCGAAGGAGCATATCAAAGGGTTAATACCGGTAATCTGGTTATAGATGCCCTTGTCACGAATAGTCTTAATATTGGACAAGCTAATGGCATAAAGGTAGATACCCAACTTAACTTATATTCACAGAAAGTAAATATTGAACGTTATGATTTATGTGTTGCTCTAGGGAATATGCTGGATAATGCCATAGAAGCATCTAAAAAGGTCAAGATTGCTGATGACAGGTACATTCTGATTAAAATACATTCCAATGAATCTGCGCTTTTCATTCACATTCTGAATCATGTGGAGAATGAAGTGGCTCATTTGCATAGTCAAAAATCAAACCTGGATGTTCATGGCATTGGCTTAACCAATATATCTAGAATATGTGATAAATACGGTGGGAATATGACCATTGAAACGAAAAATAAAGTATTCGATAATATGGTTTTATTACCATTTTATAAGGACATTCCTTAG
- a CDS encoding GNAT family N-acetyltransferase, with protein MNLVIRDIRKEDIEPIKAIIADTWNAKDFIEDDGIINAAVTMMFISPILNKSTFGRVATLDGEVIGVIFGSRVGEITSYRLLQEDYTSELLQLLNLNDIERKVFVELTSMTNEAYSKLIRGKEDEFQGCLEFFAVSEGARGKKVGKQLFNELISYLKNTKTNKIYVYTDTMSNYGFYDHNGFVRLDEEVTVFNLPNGKLENTNFIYEYKL; from the coding sequence ATGAACTTAGTTATTAGAGACATTAGAAAAGAGGATATAGAACCTATTAAAGCGATTATCGCAGATACCTGGAACGCAAAGGATTTTATCGAGGATGACGGCATAATAAATGCAGCAGTTACAATGATGTTCATAAGTCCAATATTAAATAAAAGTACTTTTGGAAGAGTAGCTACATTAGATGGAGAAGTCATTGGTGTAATTTTTGGTTCAAGAGTTGGTGAAATAACATCTTATAGATTGTTACAAGAAGATTATACAAGTGAATTGCTACAACTCTTAAATCTAAATGACATCGAACGAAAAGTATTTGTTGAACTCACCTCTATGACTAATGAGGCATACAGCAAGTTAATTAGAGGAAAAGAAGATGAGTTTCAGGGGTGCTTAGAATTCTTTGCTGTTTCTGAAGGAGCTAGAGGAAAAAAGGTAGGGAAACAATTATTTAATGAGCTCATCTCTTACTTAAAAAATACAAAAACAAATAAAATTTATGTGTATACAGATACAATGAGTAACTATGGATTCTATGATCATAATGGATTTGTCCGTCTTGATGAAGAAGTAACTGTATTTAATCTACCTAACGGCAAACTCGAAAATACAAATTTTATTTATGAATACAAGCTATAA
- a CDS encoding MerR family transcriptional regulator, with product MDNKRYFSIGEVSRLKNVTIKALRYYHNIGLLIPAYTNPENGYRYYTINQFIYLDIIKICKQSNVSVKEIKALFAKADTNYLKFYLEQKNEEIHKEIKKLEQLNKQIEILKTAIHSSEDGLMNNGFNIQTFKDRYFLSLPTQVGELNEIKSFDKLDEKLGELAVQTFQYGLIYSCHHDNWKISDVFRLITSDDYRLLKDTFNVSKLSKGEYLTINCTGDTEIETFQLVKEYLEKNSLTCNKVYMFYLVTDVFNQYNHFSQFQISLKPTL from the coding sequence ATGGATAATAAAAGGTATTTTTCAATTGGAGAAGTTTCTAGATTAAAAAATGTTACGATAAAAGCCCTACGTTATTATCATAATATTGGTTTGTTAATACCTGCATACACTAATCCCGAAAACGGTTATCGCTATTATACAATTAATCAATTCATCTATCTGGATATTATAAAAATTTGCAAGCAAAGTAATGTAAGTGTCAAAGAAATTAAAGCTTTATTTGCTAAAGCCGATACTAATTACCTTAAATTTTACTTGGAACAGAAAAATGAAGAAATTCATAAAGAAATAAAGAAATTAGAGCAACTTAATAAACAAATAGAAATATTAAAGACAGCTATCCATTCATCTGAAGATGGACTCATGAACAATGGATTTAATATTCAAACATTTAAAGACAGATACTTTTTAAGTTTACCTACTCAAGTTGGAGAACTTAATGAGATAAAGTCATTCGATAAGTTAGATGAAAAATTAGGCGAATTGGCAGTCCAAACGTTTCAGTATGGATTAATTTATTCATGTCACCATGATAATTGGAAAATCAGTGATGTATTTCGTCTAATAACATCAGATGATTATAGATTGCTTAAAGATACCTTTAATGTATCTAAATTATCAAAAGGAGAATATTTAACTATTAATTGCACGGGAGATACTGAAATTGAAACATTTCAATTAGTAAAAGAATATTTGGAGAAAAACAGTTTGACGTGTAATAAGGTTTATATGTTTTATCTAGTGACAGATGTTTTTAATCAATATAATCATTTCTCTCAATTTCAAATTAGTCTAAAGCCCACCCTATAA
- a CDS encoding carbohydrate-binding protein, which yields MIRKCLVLFLSFALLLSVFPMLNVDAANRPLAKIPGNSNPLMDHKLGADPYSLVYDGRVYIFMSSDTYVYNKDGSIKENDFSALDRIQVISSTDMVNWTDHGTIPVAGANNKNSGRGIAKWASNSWAPAVAHKKINGRDKFFLYFANGGAGIGVLTADTPIGPWTDPLGKALVTHSTPGMAGVTWLFDPAVLVDDDGTGYLYSGGGIPNESDPASIANPKTARVIKLGADMTSVIGSATTIDAPYLFEDSGIHKYNGKYYYSYCINFAGTHPQQYPAGEIGYMVSDNPMGPFTYKGHFLKNPYTFFGVGGNNHHAVFNFKNEWYVVYHAQTVSKAQIGAGKGYRSPHINKLVHKEDGSISEVQGNMTGIAQLSNMNPYTRVEAETIAWQAGVTTEPTQASGGPISNLNVTNIHNGDWIAVGKADFGSAGAKTFKANVATNVGGNIEVRLDSETGPLVGSLKVPSTGGMQTWREVETTINNATGVHNIYLVFTGSGSGNLLNLDAWQFTPNTGGNTITKVEAENMKIGGTYAGKISAPFDGVALYANADYVSYSQYFANSTHNISVRGASSNAGTAKVDLVIGGVTVGSFNFTGKTPTVQTLSNITHATGDQEIKLALTSDDGTWDAYVDFIEFSL from the coding sequence ATGATTAGAAAATGTCTAGTTTTATTTCTTTCCTTCGCTTTATTGCTCAGCGTCTTTCCCATGCTAAATGTAGATGCTGCCAATCGACCACTGGCAAAGATACCTGGAAATTCCAATCCTCTAATGGATCATAAATTGGGAGCTGATCCCTATTCATTGGTGTATGATGGAAGAGTGTATATTTTCATGTCAAGTGATACGTACGTGTATAACAAGGATGGATCGATTAAAGAAAACGACTTCAGTGCGCTGGATCGTATCCAGGTCATATCCTCTACAGACATGGTGAACTGGACGGATCACGGAACGATACCAGTCGCAGGTGCCAACAACAAAAACAGTGGAAGAGGCATTGCCAAATGGGCCTCTAACTCTTGGGCTCCAGCAGTTGCGCATAAAAAAATAAATGGCAGAGACAAGTTCTTTTTATATTTTGCCAATGGGGGAGCAGGTATTGGTGTCCTAACAGCAGACACGCCTATCGGACCTTGGACAGATCCCCTTGGCAAAGCGCTTGTGACACATAGTACACCTGGGATGGCTGGCGTGACTTGGCTTTTTGACCCGGCTGTACTGGTAGATGATGATGGCACGGGATACCTGTATAGCGGTGGCGGAATTCCTAATGAGTCGGATCCGGCTTCCATTGCAAATCCTAAAACCGCCAGAGTCATCAAATTAGGCGCAGATATGACCAGCGTTATTGGAAGCGCCACCACTATAGACGCTCCTTACCTGTTTGAAGATTCCGGTATTCATAAATATAACGGCAAATACTACTATTCGTACTGTATCAACTTTGCCGGAACACACCCTCAACAGTACCCTGCAGGTGAAATCGGTTATATGGTTAGCGACAACCCGATGGGTCCCTTCACTTATAAAGGTCATTTCCTAAAAAATCCGTATACGTTCTTCGGCGTTGGAGGCAACAACCACCATGCTGTATTTAATTTTAAGAATGAATGGTATGTCGTATACCATGCCCAAACGGTCAGCAAGGCTCAAATTGGAGCTGGAAAAGGCTATCGCTCTCCGCATATTAATAAGCTGGTGCACAAGGAGGACGGAAGCATCTCTGAGGTGCAAGGGAATATGACAGGAATCGCTCAGCTATCCAATATGAACCCATATACCAGAGTTGAAGCGGAGACCATTGCCTGGCAAGCAGGCGTTACGACCGAACCCACACAAGCCAGTGGCGGCCCGATTAGCAATCTGAATGTGACCAACATCCATAATGGGGACTGGATCGCTGTCGGGAAGGCTGATTTTGGCTCTGCTGGAGCGAAGACATTCAAAGCTAATGTGGCCACTAATGTCGGTGGCAACATTGAAGTACGGCTTGACAGTGAAACAGGTCCTCTAGTCGGCTCCTTGAAAGTACCTTCAACTGGAGGTATGCAGACCTGGAGAGAAGTAGAGACCACGATCAATAATGCAACGGGGGTTCACAACATCTATCTGGTGTTTACTGGGTCAGGCAGCGGCAATCTGTTGAATTTGGATGCCTGGCAGTTCACTCCCAACACGGGAGGGAATACGATAACCAAGGTTGAAGCCGAGAATATGAAGATTGGCGGCACTTATGCAGGCAAGATCAGTGCACCGTTCGACGGGGTCGCTTTGTATGCCAATGCTGACTATGTATCATATTCACAGTATTTTGCCAACTCTACGCATAATATCTCAGTGCGGGGGGCTTCAAGCAATGCTGGTACTGCCAAGGTGGACTTGGTTATTGGCGGAGTAACTGTAGGTTCCTTCAATTTCACGGGCAAAACGCCGACTGTACAAACCTTGTCCAATATTACTCACGCTACTGGAGATCAGGAGATCAAACTCGCCTTGACGAGTGATGACGGCACTTGGGATGCCTACGTGGATTTTATTGAATTTTCATTATGA
- the bglS gene encoding beta-glucanase produces MKKKSWFTLMITGVISLFFSVSAFAGNVFWEPLSYFNSSTWQKADGYSNGQMFNCTWRANNVNFTNDGKLKLSLTSPANNKFDCGEYRSTNNYGYGLYEVSMKPAKNTGIVSSFFTYTGPSHGTQWDEIDIEFLGKDTTKVQFNYYTNGVGGHEKIINLGFDASTSFHTYAFDWQPGYIKWYVDGVLKHTATTNIPSTPGKIMMNLWNGTGVDSWLGSYNGANPLYAEYDWVKYTSN; encoded by the coding sequence ATGAAGAAGAAGTCTTGGTTTACGCTGATGATCACAGGTGTGATTTCTCTGTTTTTTTCGGTAAGCGCATTTGCGGGGAATGTGTTCTGGGAACCATTAAGTTATTTTAATTCAAGTACTTGGCAAAAGGCAGATGGGTACTCCAATGGGCAGATGTTCAATTGCACTTGGCGTGCCAACAATGTTAACTTTACGAATGATGGAAAGCTCAAGCTGAGTTTAACGAGTCCGGCGAACAACAAATTTGATTGTGGGGAGTACCGATCAACGAACAATTACGGATATGGCCTGTACGAGGTCAGCATGAAGCCTGCTAAAAATACGGGAATTGTCTCATCCTTTTTCACGTATACAGGACCTTCCCATGGCACGCAATGGGATGAAATAGATATCGAATTTTTAGGAAAGGACACGACAAAAGTACAGTTTAACTATTATACCAATGGAGTCGGTGGGCACGAGAAAATTATCAATCTTGGCTTTGATGCTTCAACGAGCTTCCATACCTATGCTTTCGATTGGCAGCCAGGGTATATTAAATGGTACGTTGACGGTGTTCTGAAACATACAGCAACCACGAATATTCCAAGTACGCCAGGCAAAATTATGATGAATTTATGGAATGGTACCGGAGTAGATAGCTGGTTAGGGTCATATAATGGAGCAAATCCGCTGTATGCCGAATATGACTGGGTAAAATATACGAGCAATTAG